From a region of the Meleagris gallopavo isolate NT-WF06-2002-E0010 breed Aviagen turkey brand Nicholas breeding stock chromosome 3 unlocalized genomic scaffold, Turkey_5.1 Chr3_random_7180001957511, whole genome shotgun sequence genome:
- the LOC104915436 gene encoding ATP synthase subunit alpha, mitochondrial-like, whose translation MKLELAQYREVAAFAQFGSDLDAATQQLLNRGVRLTELLKQGQYVPMAIEEQVAVIYAGVRGHLDKLEPSKITKFESAFLAHVLSQHEALLSTIRTEGKISDQTEAKLKEIVTNFLSTFEA comes from the exons ATGAAGCTGGAGTTGGCTCAGTACCGTGAAGTAGCTGCCTTTGCTCAGTTTGGGTCTGATTTGGATGCTGCCACACAACAACTGCTGAATCGTGGTGTGCGTCTGACAGAGCTCCTGAAACAAGGACAGTATG TTCCCATGGCTATTGAGGAACAGGTTGCAGTCATCTATGCTGGTGTAAGAGGTCACTTAGACAAGTTGGAGCCCAGCAAAATCACTAAATTTGAGAGTGCTTTCCTAGCTCATGTACTGAGCCAGCATGAGGCCCTCCTCTCCACAATCAG GACTGAAGGGAAGATCTCTGACCAGACAGAAGCTAAGTTGAAAGAAATAGTCACAAACTTCCTGTCTACTTTCGAGGCATAA